TGGTCGGACGAAGCGCTGTCGCTGGCCCTTGACGGATCGCGGCTTCGCGACGTGGACCGCCCGCTGGCAACCCGTCTCGTCTACGGCGTGCTCGCGCGACAGCGCACGCTCGACCACACGATTCTTGCGTACGCCGCGCGACCAGTGCGGCGCATCGAGCCGGTCGTGCTCGTCGCGCTGCGCCTCGGCCTGTTCCAGATGGCGTTCCTCGACCGGGTTCCCGACCACGCGGCCGTCGCGACGTCGGTGGACCTCGTCACGCGCCGCGCCCCTGGAGCCCGTGGATTCGTCAACGCGCTGCTGAGGCGGGTGCAGCGCGAGGGACTGGCGCCCGCGCCGCGAGGCAACGCGGGCATCGGCGTTTCCCTTTCGCATCCCGACTGGCTCGCCGCGATGTGGCGCAAAGAGCTGGGCGACGAGCCTGCCGCGCTGCTGATGGCGGCGGACAACGATGCGGCTCCGACCTGCTACCGCGTGCTCGGCAATCGCGACGTCACCGTCGATACGCTGCGCGCGGCCGGCATCGACGCAACCGCCGGCCGCTTCGCGAGCTCGGCGATGCTCGTAGCCGGACCCGTGCGTCACTTCGACGGCGTCGCGGTCCCGCAAGGGGAAGCTTCGCAGCTCGTCGTGCAGCTCCTCGAGCCGCGGCCTGGAGAAGCGGTGCTCGATGCATGCGCCGCGCCGGGCGGAAAAACCGCGGCGATCGCCGCCGCCGTCGGTGCAGGCGGCCGCGTCGTTGCCTGCGATCCTTCGCCGCAGGCAGGCGCGAGAGTTCGAGCCCTTCTCGACGCCTGCGCAGCGAAATGCCGCGTCGATTTCCACGCTCGTGCGGTCGAGCAGCTCGAAGCGGAAGTCGGCCGTTTCGACGCCGTCCTCGTCGATGCGCCGTGCTCGGGACTGGGCACGCTGCGCCAGCATCCCGAAATCCGCTGGCGCCGCTCGCGCGACGACCTCGACGATCTTGCGCGGCGGCAGGGCTCGATTCTCAACGCCGCTTCCCGCTTCGTGAAGCCCGCAGGACGCCTCGTGTACTCGACGTGC
The sequence above is a segment of the Candidatus Binatia bacterium genome. Coding sequences within it:
- the rsmB gene encoding 16S rRNA (cytosine(967)-C(5))-methyltransferase RsmB; translation: MTESDPRRLAAAVLLAVEDGAWSDEALSLALDGSRLRDVDRPLATRLVYGVLARQRTLDHTILAYAARPVRRIEPVVLVALRLGLFQMAFLDRVPDHAAVATSVDLVTRRAPGARGFVNALLRRVQREGLAPAPRGNAGIGVSLSHPDWLAAMWRKELGDEPAALLMAADNDAAPTCYRVLGNRDVTVDTLRAAGIDATAGRFASSAMLVAGPVRHFDGVAVPQGEASQLVVQLLEPRPGEAVLDACAAPGGKTAAIAAAVGAGGRVVACDPSPQAGARVRALLDACAAKCRVDFHARAVEQLEAEVGRFDAVLVDAPCSGLGTLRQHPEIRWRRSRDDLDDLARRQGSILNAASRFVKPAGRLVYSTCTIARAENDDVVAAFLESHSEFSRDAADAVPAALVDDSGALRTFPHRDGLDGFFAVRLVRRPPKKAEHS